CCTGGTTTTTGGCCTGGATTTATTGACCAAATATTTGGAACATTTTTACTAATGTTTTTAGTTCTAGTTGTTGGAAAATTTATAAAAGGAGACACTCAAAATCCATTTTTTCCTTTCATTATTGGATCAATAGTTTTAGCCATTGGAATAAGCTTTGGGGGAATGAATGGTTACGCTATTAATCCAGCAAGGGATTTGGGACCAAGAATATTACTACTACTAGCCGGTTTTAAAAATCACGGTTTTGACGAAATGAACGTATTCATTATCCCTATATTAGGTCCAATAATTGGTACTATCCTAGGTGCTATAGTTTACGAATTTACCTTAGAAGACAAGGAATGATCCTAAATACAATTCAAGCTAACATTGGTTATAACAATAATGCTAAGGAGGAACAATGAATATGAAATATATTCTATCTATTGATCAAGGTACAACTAGTTCAAGAGCAATAATATTTGACAAAAAAGCAAACATAAAAGGATTTGCACAAAAAGAATTTAAACAAATTTATCCATATCCAAGTTGGGTTGAACATAATCCAAACGAAATATGGAGCTCAATATTAGGAGTCATGGCAGAAGCTTTAGCAAATGCAAGAACTTTTCCCAATGAAATTGAAGCAATTGGAATTACGAATCAAAGAGAAACGACAATTATTTGGGATAGGCAAACAGGACATCCAATTTATAACGCAATAGTCTGGCAAGATAGAAGAACAGCACAACTTTGCGATGAATTAAAAGCAAGAGGACAAGATAAAAATTTTTTAAAAAAAACAGGTCTTGTATTAGATGCTTATTTTAGCGGTACAAAAATAAAATGGATATTGGATAATGTTGCAGGAGCAAGAAAACGAGCAGAAAAGGGAGAATTATGTTTTGGAACAATAGATACTTGGATAGTCTGGAACCTTACTAAAGGAAAAATACATATTACAGATTATTCTAATGCATCAAGAACCCTACTCTTAAACATTAAATCACTTGAATGGGACGAAGAACTACTGCAAATATTAAACATCCCAAAATCAATTCTACCTGAACTTAAACAAAGTTCCGAAGTGTATGGAAAAACCGACTCTTCCATACTGGGGACAGAAATCACTATTTCAGGAATTGCGGGTGATCAGTTTGCAGCAACATTTGGACAAGCATGTCTTCAAAAAGGAATGGCTAAAAATACCTATGGAACTGGTTGCTTTGTTACCGTTAATATAGGAAAAAACCCTATTATTAATGAACAACAAACACTTTTAACGTCAATTGCATGGGGAAGAAAAAATTCAATAACTTATGTTCTTGAGGGAAGTGTTTTCATTGGAGGAGCTGTAATTCAATGGTTAAAAGATAATCTAGAATTATTTAGAAAAAATAGTGATGCAGAGGCACTGGCAGCCTCAGTAAATAATAATGGGGGTGTTTATTTTGTACCAGCATTTGTAGGCCTTGGAACACCTCATTGGGATTCTTATGCCAGAGGAACAATTATTGGACTTACAAGAAGCTCAACAAAAGAACACATTACAAGAGCCGCTCTTGAGAGCATTGCATTGCAAAGCTTTGATGTACTAACCGAAATGCAAAACTCAATTCAAGGTTTTGCAATAAAAGAACTAAGAGTTGATGGAAAAGCCAGTCAAAATAATCTACTTATGCAATTTCAAGCTGATATTTTACAGTGCAATGTTGTCAGACCAAAAATTACAGAAACTACTGCTCTTGGTTCTGCTTATCTGGCAGGACTTGCTGTGGGATATTGGGAAAGTACTGAAGAGATTACAAGTCTTTGGAAATCAGATAAAATATTTGAACCTTCAATGGAAAATAGCAAAAGAGAAGATTTAATCTATAATTGGCATAAAGCTATTAAGAGAGCAAAGGATTGGATCCAATAACATTTATATTACTAATTTGTTAAAATCCAAAGACTAGTATTTCTTAAGTTATAAACGTAATATATAAAATTAATATTTGATAAATACAACGGAGATGTTAAATTATGAAGAAGTTATTTGATTTTTTAAAACCAGCACCTCACATAAAGAGAGTACACAAAGAAATAGAAGATTCACTATATAAAAAGTTAAGGTTGCAAATCTTTATTTCAATATTCATTGGATATGCTGGTTTTTATTTAACTAGAAAAATTTTTTCATTTGCTATACCAGAGCTCGAAAAAGAAGGTTTCAATAAAGGCCAATTAGGAATAGCTTTATCTGGAGTTTCAATTGCATATGGATTTTCTAAATTTATTATGGGAAATATCTCAGATCGGAGCAATCCTAGATATTTTCTAGCACTAGGACTACTGCTTACAGCAATAATTACCTTGTTATTTGGATTATTTTCATGGCAATTACTCGACCCCACAACTGCGATAATGTTAATGTTTATTTTGATGTTTGCAAATGGATGGGTTCAAGGCATGGGATGGCCTGCGTGCGGAAGAACTATGGTTCACTGGTGGGCAAAAAAAGAAAGGGGAATAACTGTAGCTACTTGGAATTTAGCTCACAATATAGGAGGAGGAGCAGCTGGAATAATATCCGCTTGGGCTTTAATTCACTTTAAAGAATGGCAAGCCATATTTTATGTACCAGCAATATTAGTATTAGGAATTGCAATATTTATTCTCATTACACTACGAGATACACCTCAATCTGTAGGATTACCACCAATTGAAGAATATAAAAATGATTATCCTGACGACTATACAGAAGAGGCAGAAAAAGAACTTAATGCAAAAGATATATTTATAAAATATGTCCTTAACAATAAACTGCTATGGTACATAGCTACTGCTAACGCATTTATATACTTTGTCAGATACGGAGTCCTAGACTGGGCACCATCATATCTCTCGCAAGTAAAAAACTTTTCCATCAAAAATTCAGGATGGGCATATTCCCTTTATGAATTTTCAGCTATCCCTGGAACAATAATTTGCGGATGGATATCTGATAAAATTTTTAAAGGAAGAAGATCTGAGACTGGA
This portion of the Borrelia turicatae 91E135 genome encodes:
- the glpK gene encoding glycerol kinase GlpK; the encoded protein is MKYILSIDQGTTSSRAIIFDKKANIKGFAQKEFKQIYPYPSWVEHNPNEIWSSILGVMAEALANARTFPNEIEAIGITNQRETTIIWDRQTGHPIYNAIVWQDRRTAQLCDELKARGQDKNFLKKTGLVLDAYFSGTKIKWILDNVAGARKRAEKGELCFGTIDTWIVWNLTKGKIHITDYSNASRTLLLNIKSLEWDEELLQILNIPKSILPELKQSSEVYGKTDSSILGTEITISGIAGDQFAATFGQACLQKGMAKNTYGTGCFVTVNIGKNPIINEQQTLLTSIAWGRKNSITYVLEGSVFIGGAVIQWLKDNLELFRKNSDAEALAASVNNNGGVYFVPAFVGLGTPHWDSYARGTIIGLTRSSTKEHITRAALESIALQSFDVLTEMQNSIQGFAIKELRVDGKASQNNLLMQFQADILQCNVVRPKITETTALGSAYLAGLAVGYWESTEEITSLWKSDKIFEPSMENSKREDLIYNWHKAIKRAKDWIQ
- the glpT gene encoding glycerol-3-phosphate transporter; the protein is MKKLFDFLKPAPHIKRVHKEIEDSLYKKLRLQIFISIFIGYAGFYLTRKIFSFAIPELEKEGFNKGQLGIALSGVSIAYGFSKFIMGNISDRSNPRYFLALGLLLTAIITLLFGLFSWQLLDPTTAIMLMFILMFANGWVQGMGWPACGRTMVHWWAKKERGITVATWNLAHNIGGGAAGIISAWALIHFKEWQAIFYVPAILVLGIAIFILITLRDTPQSVGLPPIEEYKNDYPDDYTEEAEKELNAKDIFIKYVLNNKLLWYIATANAFIYFVRYGVLDWAPSYLSQVKNFSIKNSGWAYSLYEFSAIPGTIICGWISDKIFKGRRSETGIIFMTAALITIIIYWQLPENNPTLTTILLAIIGFLIYGPVMLIGLHALDLAPKKAAGTAAGFTGLFGYIGGSVTASAITGLVLQHFNWNVYFYLLITACIFSILFISLTLKQEKKINNTNKQ